In one window of Acidiferrobacterales bacterium DNA:
- a CDS encoding IS1595 family transposase, whose amino-acid sequence MKTNSIMESSNLGYQVWAIATYLLTTNLKSVSSMKLHRDLKISQPAAWHLAHRIRKSFEENDQPFNGIVEADETYVGGLEKNKHWDKKLNAGRGAVGKKAVAGLKDRDTNQVTAKVIEYAKRKTLHDFIGDSVEEGSTVCTDDFASYQNMQDYDHRIVKHSVGKYVDENIHINGMESFWSVLKRAHKETFHKISHKHLNRYVTEFAGRHNNRPLDTIRQMENIVMGMLGKKLRYKDLVA is encoded by the coding sequence GTGAAAACGAATAGCATTATGGAGAGTTCAAACCTCGGTTATCAGGTATGGGCTATTGCAACCTACCTGCTGACTACTAATCTTAAAAGTGTGTCTTCAATGAAGCTGCATCGTGATTTGAAAATATCACAACCCGCGGCGTGGCATTTGGCTCATCGAATCAGAAAGTCGTTTGAGGAAAATGATCAGCCTTTTAACGGTATTGTCGAGGCTGATGAAACCTATGTTGGCGGGCTTGAAAAGAACAAGCATTGGGATAAGAAACTCAATGCCGGGCGCGGTGCAGTTGGCAAGAAAGCGGTTGCTGGTCTTAAAGACCGCGATACTAACCAAGTAACCGCCAAAGTCATCGAATATGCCAAGCGCAAAACCTTGCATGACTTCATTGGCGACAGTGTGGAGGAAGGCTCAACTGTATGTACTGACGACTTTGCGAGTTATCAAAACATGCAGGACTACGATCACCGAATAGTGAAGCATAGCGTTGGTAAGTATGTAGACGAAAATATCCACATCAACGGCATGGAATCATTCTGGAGCGTTTTGAAACGAGCTCACAAAGAAACATTCCATAAGATCAGTCACAAACACTTGAACAGGTATGTAACCGAGTTTGCAGGACGACATAATAATCGGCCGCTTGACACAATCAGACAGATGGAAAATATTGTCATGGGGATGCTCGGGAAAAAATTGAGATATAAAGATTTGGTCGCTTAA
- a CDS encoding site-specific DNA-methyltransferase — translation MKVDRFIVGDAVDILRSRFPSEFVDLTVTSPPYDTLRNYNGFTFDPRSMLSAIYRATKPGGVCVWVIGEKINGGRSLSSFNHAFIGRDCGFTVHDVMIYQKKNTPFQRSNAYTNCYELMIIFSKGKPKTFNPLKEPTKRHGWETAVSNKGPDAVNRKRPVKLKKEKTKNNIWQYAVGLGGTTSDKIAFQHPAVFPEKLAEDHILSWSNSDELILDPMCGSGTTCKMAYKNNRKWIGIDISQDYIRIANDRLAHVSTLTA, via the coding sequence ATGAAAGTTGACAGATTCATTGTTGGTGATGCTGTTGATATCCTTAGAAGTCGTTTTCCTAGTGAATTTGTCGACCTGACGGTAACCAGCCCTCCATATGACACTTTAAGGAATTACAACGGGTTTACGTTCGACCCGCGTTCTATGCTATCCGCAATCTATCGTGCTACAAAGCCAGGAGGAGTATGTGTGTGGGTTATCGGAGAAAAAATTAATGGTGGGCGTAGCTTATCGAGTTTCAATCACGCATTTATAGGACGTGATTGTGGTTTTACCGTCCATGATGTAATGATATATCAGAAAAAAAACACGCCTTTTCAACGTTCAAATGCATATACAAATTGCTATGAACTGATGATCATTTTTTCTAAGGGTAAACCTAAAACATTCAACCCTCTTAAAGAACCTACCAAACGACACGGGTGGGAAACCGCTGTTTCAAATAAAGGTCCGGACGCGGTAAACAGGAAGCGCCCTGTAAAACTGAAAAAAGAAAAGACTAAAAACAATATTTGGCAGTACGCTGTTGGACTCGGCGGGACAACATCCGACAAAATAGCATTTCAGCATCCGGCTGTATTTCCAGAAAAACTAGCTGAAGATCATATTCTGTCCTGGTCAAATTCTGACGAATTAATACTTGACCCAATGTGCGGAAGCGGGACCACATGCAAGATGGCGTACAAGAATAATCGAAAATGGATTGGCATCGATATTTCTCAAGATTACATCCGAATCGCAAATGATCGTTTAGCCCATGTTTCAACCTTAACCGCATGA
- a CDS encoding DUF4065 domain-containing protein, translating to MNNRSPKSCLSVAKYILDKAEEQNRMLTPMKLIKLVYMAHGWMLGLYGRPLFLENAEAWKYGPVIRELYREVKQYRNNSIPPSQFKPAGIDLNFDEEETSVMDQTVSVYGRYSAIHLSMMTHAKGTPWDIAYNEIGHDFVIPNDLIEEHYASLYESNYER from the coding sequence ATGAATAACAGGTCTCCTAAATCATGTTTGTCAGTAGCGAAATACATTCTCGATAAAGCGGAAGAACAAAATCGGATGTTAACCCCGATGAAACTAATCAAACTGGTGTATATGGCTCACGGTTGGATGTTGGGTCTGTATGGACGCCCCTTGTTTCTCGAAAATGCAGAAGCGTGGAAGTATGGACCTGTTATTCGTGAACTTTACCGTGAGGTAAAACAATATAGAAACAATTCAATTCCACCGTCACAGTTCAAACCGGCAGGTATTGATTTGAATTTTGACGAGGAGGAAACGAGTGTAATGGATCAAACGGTATCAGTCTACGGGAGATATAGTGCTATACACCTTTCGATGATGACACACGCTAAAGGAACGCCGTGGGATATTGCTTACAACGAAATTGGGCATGATTTTGTCATCCCCAACGATCTGATCGAAGAACATTACGCGAGTCTGTATGAATCAAACTATGAACGCTGA